In Phaeobacter porticola, one DNA window encodes the following:
- a CDS encoding M16 family metallopeptidase, giving the protein MMPAITRAVTVAAALLATETAGLVTGLGSGLAIGLTAGAAQAQDASTQDSSAANMVTNFTLENGMQVVVIEDHRAPVVQHMVWYRAGSADEPVGQSGVAHFLEHLLFKATDTLEAGELSATVAANGGRDNAFTSYDYTAYFQRVAADRLDLMMQMESDRMVNIRLTDRDIETERQVILEERNQRTDSEPRALFREQLSAAQYLNHRYGQPIIGWRHEMEELDMQDALSFYGTYYAPNNAILVVSGDVDPEEVRGLAEKHYGKIPANPDLPERLRSKEPPQTAARRIIYKDPRVAQPFVQRSYLAPERDSGAQEQAAALYLLAELLGGGSTSYLSNALQFDQQVAVYTGVFYSDVALDDTTFDFLVVPGADVTLEAAEAALDATFARFLEDGVDEDQLERIKLQLRASEIYARDNVDGIANRYGRALASGLTVEDVQAWPRILQSITADEIIAVAREVLQPEVSVTGWMMRDEEVSQ; this is encoded by the coding sequence ATGATGCCAGCGATCACGCGGGCCGTCACGGTTGCTGCCGCGCTCTTGGCCACGGAAACAGCCGGTCTCGTAACGGGGCTTGGTAGCGGGTTGGCGATTGGCCTGACGGCTGGTGCAGCGCAGGCCCAAGACGCCTCCACACAGGACAGCAGCGCCGCCAACATGGTGACCAATTTTACGCTGGAGAATGGAATGCAGGTTGTGGTGATCGAAGATCACCGCGCTCCTGTCGTGCAGCATATGGTCTGGTACCGTGCAGGTTCTGCCGATGAACCGGTGGGTCAGTCGGGTGTCGCGCATTTTCTGGAACACCTACTTTTCAAGGCCACCGATACGCTAGAGGCGGGCGAGCTTTCGGCGACTGTCGCGGCCAATGGCGGGCGGGACAATGCGTTTACCAGCTATGATTACACCGCTTATTTCCAACGTGTCGCGGCGGACCGGTTGGACCTGATGATGCAGATGGAAAGTGACCGTATGGTCAATATTCGCCTCACAGATCGCGATATTGAAACTGAGCGCCAAGTTATTCTCGAAGAGCGTAACCAGCGCACAGACAGCGAACCTCGGGCGCTGTTTCGGGAACAGCTGAGCGCGGCGCAGTACCTGAATCATCGCTACGGTCAGCCCATCATTGGCTGGCGTCACGAGATGGAAGAGCTGGATATGCAGGACGCGCTGTCATTTTATGGCACCTATTATGCGCCCAACAACGCGATTCTCGTGGTCTCTGGTGATGTGGACCCAGAAGAGGTGCGCGGTCTGGCCGAAAAACACTATGGCAAGATACCGGCCAACCCCGATCTGCCGGAACGTTTGCGCAGCAAGGAGCCGCCGCAGACGGCTGCGCGCCGCATCATCTACAAGGACCCACGCGTCGCCCAGCCCTTTGTGCAGCGCTCTTATCTGGCGCCAGAACGCGATAGCGGTGCGCAGGAACAAGCCGCTGCACTGTATCTGTTGGCCGAACTTTTGGGTGGTGGGAGCACCTCATATCTGTCGAATGCGCTTCAGTTTGATCAGCAAGTTGCGGTCTACACCGGTGTGTTCTATTCCGACGTCGCCTTGGACGACACCACATTTGACTTTCTGGTCGTCCCTGGTGCGGATGTCACTTTGGAGGCTGCTGAGGCCGCACTGGACGCAACTTTTGCCCGTTTCCTGGAGGACGGTGTTGATGAGGATCAGCTGGAGCGGATCAAGCTGCAACTGCGTGCCTCCGAGATCTACGCCCGTGACAATGTCGATGGCATCGCCAATCGGTATGGGCGGGCGCTGGCGTCTGGACTGACAGTTGAAGATGTACAGGCCTGGCCCCGCATTTTGCAGTCCATCACCGCAGACGAGATCATTGCCGTTGCCCGCGAGGTGCTGCAACCTGAGGTTTCAGTGACTGGTTGGATGATGCGTGACGAAGAGGTAAGCCAATGA
- the lspA gene encoding signal peptidase II — MRAKVTIWAAILALLADQISKYLVVRVMDVANRGGIDVLPPLLRFRYGENTGINFGLFGDGTDTTRWVLISLSMLICMVLVIWISRLPADARAMQLSAGLVIGGALGNVVDRLLYGYVLDFLNTSCCGIENPFVFNVADVFIFVGAAGLILFDGRQKNPA, encoded by the coding sequence ATGCGAGCCAAAGTGACGATCTGGGCTGCGATACTGGCGCTGCTTGCCGATCAGATCAGCAAATATCTGGTGGTGCGGGTCATGGATGTGGCCAATCGCGGCGGCATTGATGTGCTGCCGCCGTTACTGCGGTTTCGCTATGGCGAGAACACCGGGATCAACTTTGGTTTGTTTGGTGACGGCACCGATACGACCCGATGGGTCCTGATCAGTCTCTCAATGCTGATCTGTATGGTGCTGGTGATCTGGATCTCTCGTTTGCCCGCCGATGCCCGCGCAATGCAGCTGTCCGCTGGTCTCGTTATTGGTGGGGCGTTGGGCAATGTTGTGGATCGGCTGCTTTACGGGTATGTGCTTGATTTTCTGAATACCTCTTGCTGCGGCATCGAAAATCCCTTTGTCTTCAATGTTGCGGATGTCTTCATCTTTGTTGGCGCAGCTGGTTTGATCCTATTCGATGGTCGACAGAAAAACCCTGCGTGA
- a CDS encoding M16 family metallopeptidase, with protein sequence MKALKSIAAALTVCFLALPAWAEIKIKEVTSPGGITAWLVEDHSIPFAALELRFRGGTSLDQPGKRGATYLMAGLLEEGAGSLAAQDYARALESLAAGFSYDADKDTVSISAQFLSENRDQAIDLLRQTIHEPRFDQDALDRVRAQVVAGLRADAKDPNDIAGRVFSQMAFGDHPYGTEGNGTIDSVTALTRQDIFDAHDAVFARDQLYVGAVGDITEADLGALLDTLLGDLPAQGAAIPGPADVTIEGGVTVVDYDTPQSVALFGHAGIERDDPRYFAAYLLNQILGGGSFDSRLMSEVREKRGLTYGVYSYLVPRDLGAVYMGSVASANGKIAETVEVIQAEWAKLAADGVTEKELQDAKTYLTGAYPLRFDGNSRIASILAGMQMDDLPIDYVATRNDKVNAVTLEEINKVASEILLPDQLHFIVVGRPEGLQSTN encoded by the coding sequence ATGAAGGCGCTGAAATCTATTGCGGCGGCTCTGACCGTCTGTTTTCTCGCCCTGCCGGCTTGGGCGGAGATCAAGATCAAAGAAGTCACCTCACCCGGCGGGATCACGGCCTGGCTGGTTGAGGATCACAGCATTCCCTTTGCGGCGCTGGAACTGCGGTTTCGCGGCGGCACCTCACTGGATCAACCCGGCAAGCGCGGTGCCACCTATCTGATGGCAGGCTTACTGGAAGAAGGCGCAGGGTCTCTGGCGGCGCAGGATTATGCCCGCGCATTGGAAAGCCTGGCGGCGGGGTTCTCATATGATGCCGACAAGGACACGGTGTCTATTTCAGCCCAGTTCCTGAGCGAGAACCGTGACCAGGCAATTGATCTGCTTCGCCAGACCATTCATGAGCCACGCTTTGATCAGGATGCGCTCGACCGCGTCCGGGCGCAGGTGGTTGCCGGTCTGCGTGCCGATGCCAAAGATCCCAATGATATTGCGGGGCGGGTGTTCTCGCAGATGGCATTTGGAGATCACCCATATGGCACAGAAGGCAACGGCACCATCGACAGCGTCACCGCATTGACCCGTCAGGATATTTTCGATGCCCATGATGCGGTCTTTGCACGTGACCAGCTGTATGTCGGGGCGGTTGGCGACATCACCGAAGCTGATCTTGGCGCCTTGCTCGACACCCTGCTGGGCGATTTGCCCGCACAGGGCGCGGCCATACCCGGACCGGCTGATGTCACCATTGAGGGTGGCGTCACGGTGGTGGACTATGACACCCCTCAATCCGTTGCGTTGTTTGGCCATGCTGGGATTGAACGTGACGATCCGCGCTATTTCGCAGCCTATCTGCTTAATCAGATCCTTGGTGGTGGGTCTTTTGACAGCCGTCTCATGTCCGAAGTCCGTGAAAAACGTGGCTTGACCTACGGGGTCTACAGCTACCTTGTGCCGCGTGATTTGGGGGCGGTCTATATGGGGTCGGTCGCGTCGGCCAACGGTAAGATTGCCGAAACGGTTGAGGTCATTCAGGCGGAATGGGCAAAACTGGCAGCTGACGGCGTGACGGAAAAAGAGTTGCAGGATGCCAAGACCTATCTGACTGGGGCCTATCCGCTACGCTTTGATGGCAACAGCCGCATCGCTTCGATCCTGGCGGGGATGCAGATGGATGACCTGCCCATTGATTACGTGGCCACCCGCAATGACAAGGTGAACGCTGTCACGCTGGAAGAAATCAACAAAGTGGCCAGCGAAATCCTATTGCCGGACCAGCTGCATTTTATCGTGGTCGGTCGCCCGGAAGGTTTGCAATCCACCAATTGA
- a CDS encoding aldehyde dehydrogenase family protein, which translates to MTVTVKEIFETMDYGPAPESAADALAWLVDQGARFGHFINGEFTAPGDGFDSKNPATGEVLATLSQATQSDVDSAVDAARKAQAKWSAAGGAARARYLYAIARLMQKHARLFAVLETLDNGKPIRESRDIDVPLAQRHFYYHAGMAQLMESELPDREALGVCGQIIPWNFPLLMLAWKVAPAIAMGNTVVLKPAEYTSLTALLFADICRQAGLPKGVVNIVTGDGAVGEMIVGADVDKIAFTGSTAVGRRIREATAGSGKALTLELGGKSPYIVFDDADIDSAIEGLVDAIWFNQGQVCCAGSRLLVQEGIAERFHTKLRARMDKLRIGNPLDKSIDVGAIVDPVQLTTISEMVAANTAGRMHQAQVAVPERGCFYPPTLIEGLAPSDALMQEEIFGPVLVSTTFRTPSEAVELANNTRYGLAATLWTENVNLALDIAPKLVAGVVWVNATNLFDAAAGFGGTRESGFGREGGWEGLSAYTKPKGNTKALEKVTGFSGDGAPVDAVDRTAKFYVGGKQTRPDGGYSKAIHSKSGALLGHVGLGNRKDVRNAVEAAAGAKAWSKTTGHLRAQILYYIGENLSARASEFADRIDRMTGKSQGAQEVEASIQRLFTAAAWADKYDGQAHGVPIRGVALAMKESVGVIGALCADEAPLLGLVSVMAPAIAMGNRVVLAASEAYPLAATDFYQVLETSDLPGGVVNILTGRHAELAEPLASHLNVDAVWSFSSSDLSAMIEEASAGNLKRTWVNNGLAMNWSADHSRRFLEAATEVKNIWIPYGE; encoded by the coding sequence ATGACCGTAACTGTAAAAGAGATCTTTGAAACGATGGACTATGGCCCCGCCCCCGAAAGTGCCGCTGACGCTCTGGCGTGGCTGGTGGATCAGGGCGCCCGGTTCGGCCATTTCATCAATGGTGAGTTCACGGCCCCCGGCGATGGATTTGACAGCAAGAACCCGGCCACCGGGGAGGTGCTGGCAACCCTAAGCCAGGCCACCCAATCCGACGTCGACAGCGCCGTGGATGCCGCACGCAAGGCGCAGGCCAAATGGTCAGCTGCTGGCGGCGCCGCACGGGCCCGGTATCTTTATGCCATAGCGCGCCTGATGCAGAAACACGCACGCCTGTTTGCGGTTCTCGAAACTCTCGACAATGGCAAACCAATCCGCGAAAGCCGCGATATTGATGTGCCACTGGCCCAGCGGCATTTCTACTATCACGCCGGCATGGCCCAGCTGATGGAAAGCGAATTGCCCGACCGTGAGGCATTGGGCGTTTGCGGTCAGATCATCCCATGGAATTTCCCGCTGCTGATGTTGGCGTGGAAGGTCGCGCCCGCCATTGCCATGGGCAATACCGTGGTGCTGAAGCCTGCGGAATATACCTCGCTCACCGCATTGCTGTTTGCTGATATCTGCCGCCAAGCGGGCCTGCCCAAAGGTGTTGTGAACATCGTCACTGGCGATGGTGCAGTGGGTGAAATGATCGTTGGCGCAGACGTCGATAAAATCGCCTTTACGGGCTCTACCGCTGTTGGTCGCCGCATCCGCGAGGCCACCGCAGGCAGCGGCAAGGCGCTGACGTTGGAACTGGGTGGCAAATCCCCCTACATCGTCTTTGACGACGCCGATATCGACAGCGCCATCGAAGGGCTGGTGGATGCCATCTGGTTCAACCAAGGCCAGGTCTGCTGCGCCGGCTCGCGTCTGTTGGTTCAGGAAGGCATTGCGGAACGTTTTCACACCAAGCTGCGCGCGCGGATGGACAAGCTGCGCATCGGCAATCCTTTGGACAAGAGCATTGATGTCGGGGCCATCGTGGATCCGGTTCAACTGACCACCATCAGCGAGATGGTCGCAGCCAACACTGCGGGCCGCATGCATCAGGCGCAGGTAGCTGTGCCAGAACGCGGCTGCTTCTACCCGCCCACGCTGATTGAAGGGCTGGCCCCCTCTGATGCCCTGATGCAGGAAGAGATTTTTGGACCGGTTCTGGTCTCCACCACTTTCCGTACGCCCTCTGAGGCGGTCGAGCTGGCGAACAACACCCGCTACGGACTGGCTGCGACCCTCTGGACCGAGAACGTCAATCTGGCGCTGGATATCGCCCCCAAGCTGGTGGCCGGGGTGGTTTGGGTCAATGCGACCAACCTCTTTGACGCAGCAGCCGGTTTTGGTGGCACCCGCGAGAGCGGCTTTGGCCGCGAAGGTGGTTGGGAAGGACTCAGCGCCTACACCAAGCCAAAGGGCAATACCAAAGCGCTGGAAAAAGTCACAGGCTTCAGCGGCGACGGTGCCCCCGTCGATGCCGTCGACCGCACCGCAAAATTCTATGTTGGCGGCAAGCAGACCCGCCCAGATGGCGGGTATTCCAAAGCGATCCACAGCAAGTCCGGCGCGCTTTTGGGCCACGTCGGGCTTGGCAACCGCAAGGATGTGCGCAACGCCGTGGAGGCCGCAGCGGGCGCAAAAGCGTGGTCCAAAACCACCGGCCACCTGCGGGCGCAGATCCTCTACTATATCGGCGAAAACCTGTCGGCTCGGGCCAGCGAATTTGCGGATCGTATCGACCGGATGACGGGAAAATCGCAGGGCGCGCAGGAGGTCGAGGCCTCGATCCAGCGCCTGTTCACCGCTGCTGCCTGGGCCGACAAATATGACGGTCAGGCGCATGGGGTGCCGATCCGCGGTGTCGCACTGGCGATGAAGGAGTCGGTCGGCGTGATCGGCGCGCTCTGCGCGGATGAGGCTCCCCTGCTGGGTCTGGTGTCGGTGATGGCACCAGCAATCGCGATGGGTAACCGGGTGGTTCTGGCCGCCTCCGAAGCCTACCCTCTGGCAGCGACAGATTTCTATCAGGTGCTTGAGACATCCGACCTGCCGGGTGGTGTTGTCAACATTCTGACCGGTCGTCACGCCGAGCTGGCCGAGCCACTGGCCTCACATCTGAATGTCGATGCGGTGTGGAGCTTCTCGTCATCAGACCTGTCTGCGATGATCGAAGAGGCCTCTGCCGGGAACCTCAAGCGCACTTGGGTGAACAACGGTTTGGCGATGAACTGGTCTGCCGATCACAGCCGTCGCTTCCTAGAAGCCGCAACGGAAGTGAAGAACATCTGGATTCCCTACGGCGAATAA
- a CDS encoding RsmB/NOP family class I SAM-dependent RNA methyltransferase — MSNATQARRRAIHLLDEVLGEGKLLSECYAAGALDKLPAEERARTQRLATDTLRNLERADRILQKHLKKATPLTVHNALRIGTVELCQGGAAHGVVNEMVDIVSRHRRHGKLKGLVNAVLRKVADHGPAEWAKLRVPRLPKWLRSPLSQAWGAPAMLQIEAAHLAGAPLDLSPKPGADLAALEAVLLPTGSYRIHNSVQVSGLPGFATGDWWVQDAAAALPAQILAAKPGESVLDLCAAPGGKTMQIAAAGANVTAVDQSVGRMARLSENLERTGLEATVVVGDALEQTGQYDAVLLDAPCSATGTIRRHPDLPHAKDGSGFGALIELQAQMLAHAWSLVKPGGRLIYCTCSLLPDEGECQVEDALEMFPDMSVGDRIRDIAGIDPNWITEEGGLRLRPDYWADLGGMDGFYMAELRKSTV, encoded by the coding sequence ATGTCCAACGCAACCCAAGCCCGCCGCCGTGCCATTCATCTGCTTGATGAGGTGCTGGGGGAAGGCAAGCTGCTGTCCGAATGTTACGCAGCGGGCGCATTGGATAAACTGCCCGCAGAGGAGCGCGCGCGCACCCAGCGGCTGGCAACAGACACACTGCGCAATCTGGAACGTGCCGACCGGATCCTGCAGAAGCACCTGAAAAAAGCGACACCCCTGACGGTGCATAATGCCCTGCGGATTGGTACGGTTGAGCTGTGCCAGGGCGGTGCTGCGCATGGTGTGGTCAATGAGATGGTCGATATCGTTTCCCGTCACCGTCGCCACGGCAAGCTAAAGGGGTTGGTCAATGCGGTATTGCGCAAGGTGGCCGATCACGGGCCTGCCGAATGGGCAAAACTGCGGGTGCCGCGTCTCCCGAAATGGCTCCGCAGCCCGCTGTCGCAGGCCTGGGGGGCACCGGCCATGTTGCAGATCGAGGCCGCCCATCTAGCAGGCGCGCCGCTGGATCTTAGCCCTAAGCCCGGCGCGGATCTTGCAGCGCTTGAGGCGGTTTTGCTGCCAACGGGATCTTATCGTATCCACAATTCCGTTCAGGTCTCGGGCCTGCCCGGATTTGCGACAGGGGATTGGTGGGTTCAGGACGCCGCAGCAGCGCTGCCTGCGCAAATTTTGGCGGCGAAGCCCGGCGAATCGGTGCTGGATCTCTGCGCCGCTCCTGGGGGTAAGACGATGCAGATCGCTGCTGCCGGGGCCAATGTGACGGCGGTGGATCAGTCTGTCGGGCGGATGGCGCGGCTTTCAGAGAATCTTGAGCGTACGGGCCTTGAGGCCACCGTTGTTGTAGGGGATGCGTTAGAACAAACCGGTCAATATGACGCGGTTCTGCTGGACGCGCCTTGCTCTGCCACGGGGACAATCCGTCGTCACCCTGATTTGCCCCATGCCAAAGACGGCAGCGGTTTCGGCGCGCTGATTGAATTGCAGGCACAGATGCTCGCCCACGCCTGGAGCTTGGTGAAACCCGGCGGTCGGTTGATCTATTGCACCTGTTCGCTGTTGCCGGATGAGGGCGAGTGTCAGGTTGAAGATGCGCTTGAGATGTTTCCCGATATGTCCGTCGGCGATCGAATCCGCGACATTGCGGGCATTGACCCTAACTGGATTACCGAAGAAGGCGGGTTGCGCCTGCGGCCTGACTACTGGGCTGATCTGGGCGGTATGGACGGTTTCTACATGGCGGAATTGCGCAAATCCACGGTCTGA
- a CDS encoding heparinase II/III family protein, which produces MSRYDKMARRGTRLLNRYYARRSRRQPGTTAFVSQPEPRTIGSFARGRQLVAGNLLFAGYLVESPTTALWDVVAPDLAFDAERHGFAWLDDLAAVGDFRAREKAQLWVWGWIAAYGKGSGPGWSPDLTGRRVIRWINHALFLLAARTPEQSEAFFGALSRQTWFLSRRWQGASPGLPRFEALTGLIYAGLALKGHEDQVDAALKALAEECTRQIDDQGGLPTRNPEELLEVFTLLTWAAAALQDVGRGVPPAQTAAIERIAPTLRTLRHSDGGLARFHGGGRGLEGRLDHALAASHVTTRHADGLAMGYARLSGRRTSVIIDASVPPKGRASWNGHASTLAFELTSGRRPLIVNCGSGETFGVEWRRAGRATPSHSTLCIEGHSSARLAPPERGSGHEIMTEAPDTVPLDLSDLEDGYRFQGGQNGYEKNFGLTHARTLELAVDGRGLAGEDMLLALDTRNKRRFDKAMDAHSLGGIGFDIRLHLHPDVDAALDLGGAAVSMALKSGEIWVFRHDGTCELKLEPSVYLEKTRLKPRAAKQIVLSGRAMDYATRIRWTLSKAQETAVAVRDLNRDDPELTD; this is translated from the coding sequence ATGTCCCGATACGATAAAATGGCGCGTCGCGGCACCCGCCTGTTGAACCGATATTATGCGCGGCGCTCACGGCGGCAGCCGGGCACGACCGCTTTTGTCTCGCAACCCGAGCCGCGCACCATTGGCAGCTTTGCCCGAGGGCGTCAGCTGGTTGCTGGTAATCTTCTGTTTGCTGGGTATCTGGTCGAATCGCCTACGACTGCGCTCTGGGATGTGGTTGCGCCCGATCTTGCCTTTGACGCTGAACGCCACGGCTTTGCCTGGCTGGACGATCTGGCAGCTGTCGGGGATTTTCGTGCCCGCGAAAAGGCGCAGCTTTGGGTTTGGGGGTGGATCGCCGCCTATGGCAAAGGATCAGGCCCTGGTTGGTCGCCGGATCTGACCGGGCGACGCGTGATCCGCTGGATCAACCACGCGCTGTTCCTGCTGGCGGCGCGCACACCCGAACAATCCGAAGCCTTCTTTGGGGCGCTCTCACGTCAGACCTGGTTCTTATCGCGGCGCTGGCAGGGAGCATCGCCGGGTTTGCCACGTTTCGAGGCGCTGACCGGGCTGATCTACGCAGGTCTCGCCCTCAAGGGGCATGAGGATCAGGTTGACGCGGCTCTCAAGGCGCTGGCGGAGGAATGCACCCGCCAGATTGATGATCAGGGCGGCCTGCCAACCCGCAACCCGGAAGAGTTGTTGGAGGTTTTCACGCTGCTGACCTGGGCTGCGGCGGCGTTGCAGGATGTTGGTCGGGGTGTTCCCCCGGCACAGACAGCTGCCATTGAACGTATCGCGCCGACCTTGCGCACGTTGCGGCATAGTGATGGTGGTTTGGCACGGTTTCATGGCGGTGGCCGCGGGCTGGAGGGGCGATTGGATCACGCATTAGCGGCCAGCCACGTCACGACGCGTCACGCCGATGGGCTGGCGATGGGCTATGCGCGTTTGTCCGGGCGTCGGACCTCGGTGATCATTGACGCATCGGTCCCGCCCAAAGGGCGCGCCTCTTGGAACGGCCATGCCTCGACCCTTGCGTTTGAGCTGACATCAGGCCGCCGTCCCTTGATCGTGAACTGCGGCTCGGGCGAGACCTTCGGCGTGGAATGGCGCCGCGCTGGGCGGGCTACACCGTCGCATTCCACGCTATGTATCGAAGGGCATTCCAGTGCTCGACTGGCACCGCCGGAACGCGGCAGCGGTCATGAAATCATGACAGAGGCTCCCGACACAGTGCCGCTTGACCTGTCGGATCTGGAAGATGGCTATAGGTTCCAGGGCGGCCAGAACGGCTATGAGAAGAACTTTGGCCTGACCCATGCAAGGACGTTGGAATTGGCCGTTGATGGCCGTGGGCTGGCGGGTGAGGATATGCTGCTGGCATTGGATACCCGCAATAAACGGCGTTTTGACAAGGCAATGGATGCACATTCTCTGGGTGGTATCGGCTTTGATATCCGCCTTCACCTGCACCCGGATGTGGACGCGGCCCTTGACTTGGGGGGCGCAGCAGTATCCATGGCGCTCAAGAGCGGGGAGATCTGGGTGTTCCGTCATGATGGAACCTGCGAATTGAAGCTGGAACCCAGCGTGTACCTGGAAAAAACCCGCTTGAAGCCGCGTGCGGCAAAACAGATCGTTCTATCCGGGCGGGCAATGGACTATGCCACGCGCATCCGGTGGACGCTGAGTAAGGCGCAGGAAACTGCCGTTGCCGTGCGAGACCTGAACCGGGACGACCCCGAGTTAACTGACTGA
- a CDS encoding DUF3035 domain-containing protein, with protein MRIPFGVIVLTGVLAVSACGQKGLRDLRPSGTGPDEFMILPSKPLAEPNSYQTLPTPTPGAANLTDRNPKGEAVAVLGGNPAALVPGESIPASDGALVTAVSRYGVDPNVRADLAARDAKKRKRENRTARFKLFPVDRYQEAYKREAIAPAQVSELFRRSGYETPSAPPAE; from the coding sequence ATGCGGATCCCTTTTGGTGTGATTGTTCTGACGGGCGTGCTGGCCGTTTCTGCCTGCGGGCAAAAAGGGTTGCGCGATCTGCGGCCCTCAGGAACCGGGCCGGATGAATTTATGATACTGCCTTCTAAGCCGCTGGCAGAACCAAACAGCTATCAGACCTTGCCAACCCCGACACCGGGTGCGGCCAATCTGACGGATCGCAATCCCAAGGGCGAAGCGGTTGCTGTTCTGGGCGGCAACCCAGCGGCGCTGGTCCCCGGAGAAAGTATTCCGGCCAGCGATGGCGCATTGGTGACCGCGGTGAGCCGCTATGGCGTTGACCCCAATGTACGTGCTGATCTGGCCGCGCGTGATGCGAAAAAGCGCAAGCGTGAAAATCGCACCGCACGGTTCAAACTGTTCCCGGTCGATCGCTACCAAGAGGCCTACAAACGCGAGGCTATCGCGCCCGCTCAGGTCAGCGAGCTGTTCCGCAGATCAGGTTACGAAACCCCCTCTGCCCCACCGGCTGAGTAA
- the purH gene encoding bifunctional phosphoribosylaminoimidazolecarboxamide formyltransferase/IMP cyclohydrolase: MTDLHPVRRALLSVSDKTGLIDLGKALAARGIELLSTGGTAKALREAGLTVKDVSEITGFPEMMDGRVKTLHPMVHGGLLALRDNDTHVAAMDEHGIGAIDLLVVNLYPFEETVAKGADYDTCIENIDIGGPAMIRAASKNHLFVNVVVDVEDYEPLLAELDKNDGQTSYGFRQWLSQNAYARTAAYDAAVSNWMAGALNLEAPRRRAVAGQLAQTLRYGENPHQQAAFYLDGSARAGVATAQQVQGKELSYNNINDTDAAFELVSEFAPEDGPAVAIIKHANPCGVARGETLKDAYQKAFDCDRTSAFGGIVALNQPLDAETAAEIVQIFTEVVIAPGASDEAKAIFASKKNLRLLLTDGLPNPQDTGLTTRQVSGGMLVQDKDVGHRAMDDLKVVTEKAPTEEQMQDLLFAWKVAKHVKSNAIVYVKSGQTVGVGAGQMSRLDSATIAGIKAQRMADALELPESLAKGSAVASDAFFPFADGLLEAAANGATCVIQPGGSMRDDEVIKAANKAGLAMVFTGMRHFRH, encoded by the coding sequence ATGACTGACCTTCACCCCGTACGCCGTGCGCTGCTTTCCGTATCCGACAAGACTGGGCTGATCGACCTGGGCAAGGCCTTGGCCGCGCGCGGTATTGAGCTGCTCTCCACCGGTGGGACGGCCAAGGCGCTGCGCGAAGCAGGGCTGACGGTCAAGGACGTGTCGGAGATTACCGGGTTTCCGGAAATGATGGATGGCCGGGTCAAGACGCTGCACCCGATGGTGCATGGCGGTCTGTTGGCACTTCGCGACAACGACACCCATGTCGCGGCGATGGATGAGCATGGCATCGGCGCCATCGACCTGTTGGTAGTGAACCTCTACCCGTTTGAGGAAACCGTGGCCAAGGGTGCCGACTATGACACCTGCATCGAGAACATTGATATTGGCGGCCCTGCGATGATCCGGGCGGCCTCCAAGAATCACCTGTTCGTGAATGTTGTGGTGGATGTAGAGGACTACGAACCGCTGCTGGCAGAGCTGGACAAAAACGATGGCCAAACCTCTTATGGCTTCCGTCAGTGGCTGTCGCAGAACGCCTACGCCCGCACTGCCGCATACGACGCTGCGGTTTCGAACTGGATGGCGGGCGCGCTGAACCTTGAGGCGCCGCGCCGTCGCGCCGTGGCAGGGCAGCTGGCCCAGACACTGCGTTATGGCGAAAATCCGCATCAGCAGGCAGCGTTTTACCTGGATGGTTCTGCACGTGCGGGGGTCGCTACCGCGCAGCAGGTGCAGGGTAAGGAACTCTCGTATAACAATATCAATGACACTGATGCGGCATTTGAGCTGGTCAGTGAATTTGCACCCGAAGATGGCCCCGCCGTTGCGATCATCAAACACGCCAACCCATGTGGTGTGGCCCGTGGTGAGACGTTGAAGGATGCTTATCAAAAGGCCTTCGACTGCGACCGCACCTCTGCCTTTGGCGGGATTGTGGCCCTGAACCAGCCGCTGGACGCTGAGACGGCTGCGGAAATCGTGCAGATCTTCACCGAAGTGGTCATTGCTCCGGGCGCCTCGGATGAGGCAAAAGCCATCTTCGCGTCGAAGAAAAACCTGCGACTGTTGTTGACCGATGGTCTGCCCAACCCGCAGGACACTGGTCTGACCACCCGTCAGGTGTCCGGCGGGATGCTGGTGCAGGACAAGGATGTCGGTCACCGCGCCATGGATGACCTGAAGGTGGTTACTGAAAAGGCCCCGACTGAAGAACAGATGCAGGATTTGCTGTTCGCCTGGAAGGTTGCAAAACACGTGAAATCCAACGCTATCGTCTATGTCAAATCCGGTCAGACCGTTGGTGTTGGTGCAGGTCAGATGAGCCGTCTGGACAGTGCCACCATCGCGGGCATCAAGGCGCAACGGATGGCTGATGCGCTGGAATTGCCCGAGAGCCTGGCCAAAGGCTCTGCGGTCGCTTCCGACGCATTCTTCCCCTTCGCGGACGGTCTTCTGGAGGCTGCGGCAAACGGCGCAACCTGCGTGATCCAGCCAGGTGGCTCCATGCGCGACGATGAGGTGATCAAGGCCGCCAACAAGGCCGGGCTGGCGATGGTCTTCACCGGCATGCGCCATTTCCGCCACTAA